The following nucleotide sequence is from Zea mays cultivar B73 chromosome 1, Zm-B73-REFERENCE-NAM-5.0, whole genome shotgun sequence.
agccctggggtcgggcgaagcggagttcgtcgtcttctggggctgagcccgagtccgagccctgggtcgggcggagcggagttcgtcgtcttctggggctgaggccgagtccgagccctgggtcgggcggagcggagttcgccgtcttccgggacttagcccgagtccgagccctgggtcgggcggagcggagttcgcagtcttccgggacttagcccgagcccgagccctgggtcgggcggagcggagttcgccgtcttccgggacttagcccgagtccgagccctgggtcgggcggagcggagttcgccgtcttccgggactgagcccgagtccgagccctaggtcgggcggagcagagcttcctatggtgcctttggcagggcctgactgcctgtcagtctctctCTGCCaagtgacactgcagtcggagtggcgcaggtggcgctgtccttctatcaggccggttagtggagcggcgaagtgacggcggtcacttcggctctgccagggggcgcgcgtcaggataaaggtgtcaggccacctttgcgttaaatgctcctacgatttggtcggtcggtgcggcgatttagtcagggttgcttcttagcgaaggcagggcctcgagcgagccggaaatatgttcgccgtcggaggggggcctcgggcgagacggaaatcctccggggccggctgcccttgtccgaggctaggctcgggcgaggcgtgatcgagtcgctcgaatggactgatccctgacttaatcgcacccatcaggccttagcagctttatgctgatgggggttaccagctgagaattaggagtcttgagggtacccctaattatggtccccgacagctggtTAAATAGaaatcaaggaaaaggctttagcaagaatcaacttagatatttttgcagaaataacttactaaagtgaatccttactttcaatgttttaacgccagattaaatattaatagactctgattgcatctagtctaatttcaccatctcatcaatacaacatcatttttattcataatgttcacatcctgacttaggttgcaggtcagtggccaagtcttcatattcgagaagtaacggcgatccgaatcgattaatacccatctggggatctccaatcacacgacatatgtagcacttaacccttgcatatgtcaactcgccaccggggttcttaagaccagatcaggttcacgccaaccgagagcacagatacaccaccgtctagcctcttgccacggagggtacacgctactctcgccatctctccactcccattgcgtgttatcttattctggtattactctgcccgaggcaaagcttacccatgatgaggcatgtgaccagttaaaaggtcctcgatcatcaagcctacatacgcatccaatccttaatcaacctgggtagaacatcacctgttcctagcccaagtcccgatttaaatacttccatccttaggattgtttgtattccttaggatgaaaagagcattatagggaactttacagtaagatcccaccacgctcccaatgaaaatattcttgcaggtagaagtcatccttcctcaggataacccttgagctaggccttaatgcaaaagacaacctttatccacaagatctaagcagggataCGCATTTTTGTAATTCAtatttttgatacttcatcagaagtatctataagggtatggatatcaaggtagacaatgcatcaaagggtttccaagcaactcctataaacctaatgcacatttcgctagacttaaagtgtgtaaaaataatttaaaaacacaaggaaggggttgcatgcaccggggcttgcctagataacactatgttagtgttgttagacgacgtccaATTGACGACCAGCCTTTGTTCCGGCATTCGTCAGATTACCCGTCTTTAGGTTCGTTCATCAATAGTATCTCGTGGAGAAGCTCACGCGTAGCGAtatcttgtggtcgactcagctTTGGTCCTCcacatcacgtgattaattaacgtacctgaatgaaatgcattatgcacatgaatgaatACCAAGGAATAGCACATAACTAATTATTGCTATACCAAAGAGGATTAACACTTGTGGTCAAGCATCAGAAACTAAAATACATAAACACTAGATACCGATATACGACTACGCCCAATTATCACATTTTTCTAGCGTAATCGCATCTACTTCAAACATCAAGTAATAATAAGCTGAGCACAAGTCTTTTGTCGAAACACCCAATATCAAATTACTCGTCACATTTTTATTCACTATTTTTGAATACCGACAATTTAGAGGAAGGGAGCATATTAACTAACTTTTTAAACCACTTATACGGATTAATTTGCATATCATGCCAAATACATAAACATCACATTATTTCATGACCTAGCAGATAGAATATTTTTAATCGAATCACACCATGCCTACGAATCTATTAACATATTCTTCACATCATTTATACTTCCGACCTATCCTTCACACTACGGACTAACGAATACTAGACAACGTGATTAATTTCACACGTATCACTCTTGCTAAAAATACGAGAATTAGCACAACTAATATATTTAATCGTTCTACTTATTCATCAACAAGCAGGAGTAGTGACGTAACTCACCAGCATCAAGCAATTAAAAACTTCACAAGCACGCCGATGACTTCCAGGTTCGAGCTTTTTACCGAATACACAACAAGCATCGTGCGTGTTTGTTTTCCTCTCTATCAATCTCCTTGGATTTTTCTCTCCAGTCGGCGATGTGAGCGCATTAAGCAGGGAGGTCAACTACGCTGTTCCAAAGCACTACGGACGCCAAACACAACGAGTGCTGCAAGATGGAGTCTCGTGACGGCGACGTGGACAGGCGCGCGACTAGAGCTTGTCGAGCATGGTGACGAACAGCTCCACGACGAGGGTTCCAGTGGCATGGCACGAGCACAGGCAGAGACCGGTGTAGGGAGACAACAGGACTCGCTCGCGATCAAGACAACAACAGAAAAGAGCCCGCGCCGGAGCTCCAAATCAACGGCACAAGAGCCGAGCAGGACGCGACCCAATGATCTGACGCGCACGGCACCGAGGAAGTTCCACGACCATGCCACGGCGAGTAGATCGACAGAGACAGCACAGCGGCCTGCACAGCAAGGTCGAGACGGTGGCTTGACGACGGAACCACGTCTGCGCACGGCGGGGCTGAGCGCCAGCAAGGATTCCAAGCGCGCGACAAGCAGTAAACAGAGCAGGGCGCCATGGGAGGAAGGTTGGAGGCCGGGTGCGCAGGGGAGAGCTCAGGGGCACGCAGGCCGAGCTGAGCCAAGCAGATGGGGAGGAGATCGAGCTGGGCGAGCGCAGGGAGCAGGGAGATCCGGGCGCCATGGAGAGCTCGGCCGAAGGGGCGACCTAGGACTGGGAGACGCCATGGGAGGACGCGCGCCACGGGGGCTTGGCCGGACGcggcgaggaagaagacgagggcGCGGAGAGGAGCGAGGGCAAGCAGGGCGTTCGGGCGCTGCAGCAGGGAGGAAAATAGAGCTTGCGGCTGTGAGCAGAGAGCTGGAGCAGGAGAAAACGAGGACGCGGAAGGAAACTGCGCGACAAGGAGAGGGAACTGGGGGTCGCGGCATGGGCGAACTTGAGGAGAAGGGAGCAGGGAAACTGTCACGCGGGGTGGGGAGAGCGGGGAGGAGCAGAGGCGAGTTCCATCTTCCATGGTCGGACCTGCGTGAACCTTGAATGGAGGAGCAAATTTGGTGGCCATGGAGATGAGGAGAGGGAGGAGATCGGGCTGGGCGCGGCTTGGGGAAGATGCAGGTCGCCGGCGAGCTGGAGGACCAGGCCGCAAGGTCAGTCGCCCCACTGCCCAgaactaggggtggtaatggatcgtgatccaaatagttcttcacaaaatgtcgaggccctaaataaattatagtttAAAAATGACTACAAATAGAGCCCGATCCTAACCCGCTTCGATCCTTAGATCTTATAGTGCAAAATTTATAGCCCATTGTCAGCCCTACCCAGAACCCGTCGCGTGAAGAAGGAAGACGGCGGCTCCAGGGGATAAGACGACGCCAGAAAAAATCTGCGTACGGCAAAAATCGGCAGGGGAGGTGCGagatattttcttttttattttcttttcttttttttagaAATCACAGATATTTTTGAATCGGGATTTGTAGCGATGATTAAAAGGTCGACGCACTATACAACTACGCATATTATTTTCTTGGATTTTAAAATAGGAATCCGAATTGACTAGCAATTGTTCCAGTTTCGGTTTATTTGCATTTGATTTAGTTGATTTTAGACGAATTTCGTTCGCTATTCGAACACTCAATTAGAGAACAATTTAATTAAACATCCGTATACGCGATATCACGGGTGACAAAAGGGGACTACATTATTTTACACCGGAAACTTAGTCGTCGGGTTCTATTTAATTGACCCGGGATAAAATCGTCCGAGTgggtcgagcttccgaattcgGATTTGCGCgaacgatgaattttaaataatcaccggacgcaccgattttcggaacaacgatgttccgaacatcacaaaaatttaggaagagcccggataaataaaaacgatgtcgaactcaCGACAGAAGAAACAGAtgtgatattaaaatcgcgataggcgaagatgattaaaatttagcatctgtttcattcactgatattacgtgttaaagtccgcactcgaggtcgagcagacgataaacacctggggtgttacagccctcccccttaaaagaatctcggccCGAGATTCGGAACGAAAGACTCCTAAGAGttgagaagcatgtaacccatgtccatatcagcgataatcatAAGGCAGTCTTGAGCGAAGGCGAGTGCCTCAGGATagggtttctctagtggacataacatgtatcgtggtaagctaatttagagatgtccatcagtagagacgatgtctgccagaggaacacataaggttccttgtgtgcagtttgctttttctgacgacactgtactatctgagtctgttaggCGAGCGGCGAATACGCGATTTTATCCAAACGgaatcagatgcaacctcttgggtaaaatacACAAAAAGAGGTTTACCAGCAAGTGGTCACGGTAAGTTTGTAGCACATGAGACGGGTGtgcatgtcgaataacatcacagttgaccCGCGGCTAACCAGAAAATCCAAGTTCAAGAAAATGATAGAGACTCGAAAAATCACTAGCAAAGGGATCTGTAGATGTGGAccttgcaaccagtccattttatccagtgctaatcatggctcgacttgatcacacatgctggaaaagcacacgtgaggcgatcaaggcatgactagagcgataattagatGGTTTTTAGTCGACTTAACTCGATCTGTGTAAGTACTTTCTTAGAATagtttgaaccaaagtgagtttagataactcgataaaacgatctctaaactcaacctttgttcacaatgcagttacaagttagtaaaaccaacttgttgaactacttttggcaTTGAtcaagtcctctcagtaccatcggtaagccaagggttgagatttCACATTTGCTAATAGGAGATCATGTATTTGAATAGAAATCCATTCAGTCAGGTTGTTCATCCATTTCTTCATGCAAGATGAACAGACTGGGTTCggaaatacatggattaaatagggGAGCAAATGAACAACTCCTTCATCTCAACAACAGGGAAAatcaatctccattttgagagctaattagttgacttcaacactaaaaagctccaagatttcacctttacacaaaggatgtaaaagggaacttgtataagtagtcactactaagatcaaagaaaagataccacacatgaaagtggtatgcccttttgatccaacaaagatgatagatgttgcttgatcacttgacaaacaacatagaaattgtttcaaggaaggagtccacagaagatcacacatcagtgtagttccacaatggatcatgactagagacctcgatactagcatgcgccaagcagcataatcctgtgtgcgcattcacaggaggctctcagtttcaccgcggtaccataagttcttaaccatgacaccattacaaaactggcaccaataatgaatcccacgtggtaagaacaattcgtgcagagataacatattgatgtaatctcataatggattatgactaccaactgtgatactagcgtgtgccgagcagcacaaccgtgtgtgcgcacacacagaaggcccCCGGTTTCGTCGCAGTAttatcaattttagtcataacgccaataccagacataaccaataagaaaccTCACGCGACACAAATGAATTGGCAAGGGGGACAatgtacaaagagatactccacttgtaaggatggttacaagtagagagccaaacagatcatggcccgatgaaatgaacaaggtatggccataacctaaatttgatgaaaggagtacgatgggagactgttaattcagccccaaacaTATTTCTATGACCATCATATGGATTacaagtcaaggattagtatctgattagatacgtagggaaaacaatcacaagattgagttggtatgccttcgatagatgtggggaaaccaaaggcatcaaacttaAGAAAATGATCAGACATGTatttcctaggttgggttgatAAAGCAATGATGTGATCATCAAGAACAGGCAAACTGGAATTAGGGATATCAGCTTGCGCCAATCGAATAAGGGCATGGTCTAAGATGGAATTATGACTCAAGATTCT
It contains:
- the LOC100383964 gene encoding uncharacterized protein LOC100383964 — protein: MTSRFELFTEYTTSIVRVCFPLYQSPWIFLSSRRCERIKQGGQLRCSKALRTPNTTSAARWSLVTATWTGARLELVEHGDEQLHDEGSSGMARAQAETGVGRQQDSLAIKTTTEKSPRRSSKSTAQEPSRTRPNDLTRTAPRKFHDHATASRSTETAQRPAQQGRDGGLTTEPRLRTAGLSASKDSKRATSSKQSRAPWEEGWRPGAQGRAQGHAGRAEPSRWGGDRAGRAQGAGRSGRHGELGRRGDLGLGDAMGGRAPRGLGRTRRGRRRGRGEERGQAGRSGAAAGRKIELAAVSRELEQEKTRTRKETARQGEGTGGRGMGELEEKGAGKLSRGVGRAGRSRGEFHLPWSDLREP